The following proteins are co-located in the Nocardia bhagyanarayanae genome:
- a CDS encoding acyltransferase family protein: protein MPATPPAPGAQLPALTGARWWAAAVVFVLHALVFLPVYPFQKSELFRALHAVVPMQQGAAGVTFFFVLSGFVICWSFRRGMSVRGYYLRRLLKIYPTHVISALVLVLVVAAPLARPVVWLPNLLLVHTWVPKWTTLGGLNVPSWSLCAELLFYLSFPLALPLVARIPRSRLWPAAAGLLVLIMVLHTGLHLWVDGPKGTANVFAARLLPGDVSPEFEIHVSPEWFAQSDIPIPASYWLGYPFPASRLPEFYVGVLAARMVAEGVWRNTRLSTPLAALVLAYGATWFVPIDYKMSALLVGPTAAVVATLAARDLAGISGINASRPLVWLGDISFAFYMIQFPVMVLVTRLFIGGRRWSAGGWAMWAGVSFIASIIAAAAIYHGVDKPLMNRFAKRPPRDNRYAAPRAHSPIKALTKR, encoded by the coding sequence GTGCCCGCGACCCCGCCCGCGCCTGGCGCCCAGCTGCCCGCGCTGACCGGTGCGCGATGGTGGGCGGCTGCGGTGGTCTTCGTTCTGCACGCGTTGGTGTTCCTGCCGGTCTACCCGTTCCAGAAGTCGGAACTCTTCCGCGCTCTCCACGCTGTCGTCCCGATGCAGCAGGGCGCGGCGGGGGTGACCTTCTTCTTCGTCCTCTCCGGCTTCGTGATCTGCTGGTCGTTCCGCAGGGGAATGTCGGTGCGGGGGTACTACCTGCGCCGGCTACTCAAGATCTATCCCACCCATGTGATCTCGGCGCTGGTGCTCGTACTCGTGGTCGCGGCGCCGCTGGCCCGCCCGGTGGTGTGGCTGCCGAACCTGCTGCTCGTGCACACCTGGGTGCCGAAGTGGACCACGCTCGGCGGGCTCAACGTACCGTCCTGGTCGCTGTGCGCGGAACTGCTTTTCTACCTGAGCTTTCCGCTCGCGCTGCCGCTCGTCGCCCGGATCCCGCGGTCTCGCTTGTGGCCGGCCGCGGCCGGGCTGCTGGTGTTGATCATGGTGTTGCACACCGGCCTTCATCTCTGGGTGGACGGACCGAAGGGTACCGCCAACGTGTTCGCGGCCCGCCTGCTCCCTGGTGATGTCTCACCCGAGTTCGAAATCCATGTCTCACCAGAGTGGTTCGCGCAATCCGACATCCCCATCCCCGCCTCGTACTGGCTCGGCTATCCCTTTCCCGCATCGCGGCTGCCCGAGTTCTACGTTGGCGTCCTCGCGGCCCGCATGGTCGCCGAAGGCGTGTGGCGCAACACCCGGCTGAGCACACCGCTGGCCGCCCTGGTTCTCGCCTACGGCGCGACCTGGTTCGTCCCGATCGACTACAAGATGTCGGCATTGCTGGTGGGTCCGACGGCCGCGGTGGTGGCCACTCTGGCCGCTCGCGATCTGGCGGGCATCTCCGGCATCAACGCGAGCAGGCCACTGGTCTGGCTCGGTGACATCTCCTTCGCGTTCTACATGATTCAGTTCCCGGTGATGGTGCTCGTCACCAGGCTGTTCATCGGCGGGCGTCGGTGGTCGGCCGGCGGCTGGGCGATGTGGGCCGGGGTCAGCTTCATCGCATCGATCATCGCCGCCGCCGCGATCTATCACGGCGTCGACAAACCCCTCATGAATCGCTTCGCGAAGAGGCCACCGCGAGATAACCGGTACGCGGCGCCACGGGCTCACTCCCCGATCAAGGCGCTCACCAAGCGGTAG
- a CDS encoding serine hydrolase domain-containing protein codes for MRSFRSGSWRWFRASVVVVCAVALASGGSSVPREPVVEDTTPEPAALGRIAEPIVRRVLDALLVPGAVVRIRTPDMLWEQAFGDRALGQDDPVRVHDFFRVGSTTKTMVGTVALQLVREGRLALDDPVSRYRAGVPNGNSITIAELLNMRSGLFSYNEDPEFAAAMDDDPERVWQPDALLRIGFASSPYFAPGTDFRYSNTNTILLAAVLEQITGQDIRTLLTDRIFVPLGMTDTYYPEPGDASLPAPSPRGYLYGTNTSALASAALPDEQIAAARTGALLPTDVTNLDPSWIGAAGGVVSTAQDLENYVRTLVGSDEMLGPVLQRERLDSAAPLDRRDPAGIRYGLGLESFGPMIGHDGAIPGFQTFMGYDPVTDVSIIVLCTLRDGPAGGRPANEIAYRLVSALIGE; via the coding sequence ATGAGGTCTTTTCGCAGCGGCAGCTGGCGTTGGTTCCGGGCGAGCGTGGTCGTCGTCTGCGCGGTCGCGCTGGCGTCCGGCGGCAGTTCCGTGCCTCGGGAGCCCGTGGTCGAGGACACCACACCCGAACCCGCGGCGCTGGGCCGGATCGCGGAACCGATCGTGCGCAGGGTGCTCGACGCGCTGCTCGTCCCGGGGGCCGTAGTGCGTATCCGCACGCCGGACATGTTGTGGGAGCAGGCCTTCGGGGATCGCGCCCTCGGGCAGGACGATCCGGTGCGGGTGCACGACTTCTTCCGCGTCGGCTCGACCACCAAGACCATGGTCGGCACGGTCGCGCTGCAACTGGTCCGCGAGGGCAGGCTCGCGCTCGACGATCCCGTGTCGCGGTACCGCGCCGGTGTTCCGAATGGAAACAGCATCACGATCGCCGAATTGCTGAATATGCGCAGTGGTCTGTTCAGCTACAACGAGGATCCGGAGTTCGCCGCGGCGATGGACGACGATCCCGAGCGGGTGTGGCAGCCGGACGCGCTGTTGCGGATCGGGTTCGCCTCGTCGCCGTACTTCGCACCCGGCACCGATTTCCGGTACTCGAACACGAACACGATCCTGTTGGCGGCGGTGCTCGAACAGATCACCGGTCAGGACATCCGCACCTTGCTGACCGATCGGATCTTCGTTCCGCTCGGCATGACAGACACGTATTACCCAGAGCCAGGCGATGCGTCGTTGCCCGCGCCGTCGCCGCGGGGATACCTTTACGGCACCAATACTTCGGCGCTGGCCTCGGCGGCACTTCCCGACGAGCAGATCGCCGCGGCCCGCACGGGCGCCCTGCTGCCCACCGACGTGACGAACCTCGATCCCTCGTGGATCGGGGCGGCGGGTGGCGTCGTCTCGACGGCGCAGGACCTCGAGAACTACGTGCGCACGCTGGTCGGCAGCGACGAGATGCTCGGACCGGTGTTGCAGCGCGAACGCCTCGACAGCGCGGCCCCGTTGGACCGGCGGGATCCCGCGGGTATCCGCTACGGCTTGGGGCTGGAGTCGTTCGGCCCGATGATCGGGCACGACGGCGCCATTCCTGGCTTCCAGACGTTCATGGGGTACGACCCCGTTACCGACGTCTCGATCATCGTGCTGTGCACTCTGCGTGACGGACCCGCGGGCGGGCGGCCAGCGAACGAGATCGCCTACCGCTTGGTGAGCGCCTTGATCGGGGAGTGA